The Neorhizobium sp. NCHU2750 genome contains the following window.
CTTGGAATATTCGCCATACTTGGCCGAGCCGAGCGGACCGAACATGTTGTTCATCAGGATTTCGGAGAAGCCGAGAATGGCGTTGAGCGGGGTGCGCAGCTCGTGGCTCATATTGGCGAGGAATTCCGACTTCGCCTTGTTGGCGGCCTCGGCGCGTTCCTTCTCTGCCTGGTAATTGGCATTGGCGACGGAAAGCTCGGCCTTCTGGCGTTCCAGCGTCTTCTGCGAGGCGGAAAGGTCGCCGATCGTTGCCATCAGCCGGCGCTCGCTGTGGCGCAGGCGGTCCTGGTGACGCTTCAACAGCGTGATGTCGGTGCCGACCGAAACCGTGCCGCCATCGCGGGTGCGGCGCTCGTTGATCTGCAGCCAGCGCTCGTCGGCAAGCTGCACTTCCGTCGTGCGGGAAAATCCACTTCCATCCGCATCGGCGACGCGGCGTTCGATCACCGGGCGGGCCGCCGCGGCATTGACCGTGGTCCGCTCCGTGCCCGGAACCAGAACATTGTCCGGCAATCCATAAGCCTGCTGGAAATGCGCGTTGCACATGACGAGCCGGTCGTTCTTGTCCCACAGCACGAAGGCTTCCTGCGTGCATTCGATGGCGTCGGCCAGCCGCTGGTCTGCCTCGGCATAACGCTGGGCCAGACGGTGCTGCTCGGTCACGTCCATGGCAATCCCGATCACATGCACCCGGCCGGCGGAGTTGCGGATCACCTGGGCGCGGGCGCGCATCCAGACATAGTGGCCGGCCGCATGGCGCATGCGGAACACCTGATCGACCTGCTTGGCATTGCCGCGGCCGATGGCACGCGCCAGCGCATAGATATTGCCGTCCGACGGATGCATCATCCGGGCCGCATCGGCAAACGAAATGATGCTGCCGGCCGGCGGCAGGCCGAGCATTTCATACATTGACCCCGACCAGAAAAGCCGGCGGTTGGTAACGTCGAAATCCCAGAGCCCGCAGCGCCCGCGCGACAGCGCCGCCTCGATCCTCAGGTTCGATTCGAAGAATGTCTCGTCCGCATCGCGGGCCCGCTTCACCTGCGTGTAATAGGCATAGAGGATGACGAGAAGAACCGCCGAGATGCCGGTGAAGATCGTCACGTTGAGCGACACTTCGCTGCGCATGAACTCGTCCGCCGTCGCCAGCGAATGGGCCGTCACGATCAGCGCGCCATTGTCGCCGACCGGCAGGATCGAGGCATAATGGGCAATATCGCCGAGATAGGTTTCGATCACGCCGCCGGTATCCCCGAAGCGGCGGATGGTGGCGGTTTCGGGCAGAAGCGAGGCGAGGCGGTGGCCGATATAGGGAGCGGCCTGCTTGGAGCCGCCGAAGATCACGCCCGCGCTGTTGACCAGGAGGGTGAACGATCCATGCGCCTCGGAATCGGACGGCAGGAATGCGGAAAGGCGGGCTTCGGCGGCGCTGCGGTCGCCGGCGGTAAACAAGGCATCCTGACCGGAAAAGACCGCCTTGGCCGCTGCGGCCATCACGGCGGTCGACCGGCGCGCCTCGTCCTGCATCCGGCCATGTTCGCCCATGATGCCGAGAATGCGCGACGCGGCAACGACGATCAGGAAGGCGATGATCAGCAGCGGGATCGCGCGCTTGAGGATCAGTTCCAGACGGGAGGGCTGATGCAGAACAGGCTTGGCCGCCATCGACGGTTCGCCGGAAACCGCTCTTTTCAGAGCCGTTACTTTCGGAAATTTAAGGCACAGTTTAGCGCCGGCCGCGGTGACCCGCTGCACATCCGAGATCGTGTTCATCTAGTCCCTCATGGATGATTCGGTGCGCCGCCCGCCCGAATCTGCCCTAATGAATCATAGAGTGATTCTTCGTGTCCAGAGGCTTGGTAATATTTCGTTAACCATATGAAAAAGGCTGCATTTCAGGCCTTTTGAAGAGGCAAATCACCGCCTCGTGCCGGCAAAATCCGGATGCCAGATTTGTCGTCGCGTCAAGCAACCTGTGCTGAAATGTGTCAATTGTGGCAAAAAACATCAGCCCTGCGGACCGCGCCAAAAGACCTTGCGCGGCCCGTGGAGTGTCATGCGCGAACCGCGCCACCCCTGGCCGTCGCCATCGATAGGGTGGCAAGCGAAATCATCACCACACCATAGATATAGGCAGTGGTCGTCAACCCGATCGCAGGCGCGGCAAAGCCCGCAATGATCGCCGGCACCGCAAAGGCGAGATAGCTCTCTATGAGAAAGGCGGCGAAGAGCTCGGCCCGCTCATGCGGCTCGGCGAGCGGCAGGAGGATGCGCAGGATATTGGAGAAGACCGCGCCGAAGCCCAGCCCCGCCAGCGCCGTGCCGGCAAACAACACGCCGACGGCCTGCAGATGAATGCCCGATAGCGTGATGGCGACACCGGCAATCAGCGCCGTCGTGCCGTTGAACAGCACCCGTTGAGGCGAAAATGTGCGGAAGATCAGCACCGAGGCCGTGCCGCTCAGCATCAGGGTTGCAACCACTGCAGCGCCGACAAAGGGCGAGGCGATGCCGGTTGCGATCGTCACAAGGCTCGGCATCAGCGACAGGTAGAGGCCGCCGAGCGACCATGCGGCGACATTGACCGGCGTCATGCGCAGGAGCGTCGCACGGGCCTGCCGCGGTACGCTGACATGCGGGCGAAGTGCGGTAAGCGCGCCGGGGCGGGGCGAGATCGTCTCCGGCATCAGCGCCAGCGCGACAATCGCCATGCTCGTCAGCGCCAGAAGCACGATATAGACGAGCTGTGTCGGGTAGGGCGCATAGCTGACCAGCACGCCGCCGAGCAGCGAACCGATGGTCAGGCCGAGAAAGGCGGTGATGCCGTTCAGCAGCGGCGCCCGTGCCTTGTCCGTGTCGAGGATCGTCGCACCGAATGTCGGAAAGGCGATGCCGGTGGCAAAGCCCTGGATGATCCGGGCCGCAAGCAGCATCGTGCCGGATGAGGCATAGATGAAGACGACCATGGCAACGGCATTGATGATGAGCGCCAGAAGCATCAGCGGGCGCCGGCCGAGAAAGTCGGAAAGCCCGCCGAAGGTCAGCAGCGCTGCCAGAAGCGCGAAGGCGTAGGATCCGAAGATCACCGTGATCATGCCGGGCGTCAGGTGGAAGGTCTGCTGGTAGAGATGGTAGATCGGTGTCGGCGCGCTGCTGCAGGCCAGCATCATCACCGCACCGAGAAAACTGAACACCGTCATGCGGGAAATGCCGGAGCCAGCCGGGGATGCGACAGGATTGCTCATGATATCACCTTAACGCAAATTATTAGCGTTAGTGGCATATAGTTGCGATTGCGATCTAATGCAATATATTTGCGTTAAGGCGCATCGAGAAGATTTGCATTCGCCTTTTATCGGCGAGCTGTGAAAAAGACGGCGCGGACAGGGCGCCTCATCGCGGCGATGATGCTCCTAGACTAAGATCGCGGACCGGCAGGTCCGGCAGGAGACTATGATGGCAAGGGAAATGTTGCGTCAGGGTGGGCGCAGTGCGCGTATCCAGACGGCAGTCCATGAGACGGTACGCGAGCTTCTGAAAACGGTCGATCGCAGCGCCATCACGGTGCCGATGATCGCCGAAAAGGCGGGCGTCACGCCATCGACCATCTATCGCCGTTGGGGCGATATCGGCGATCTTCTGGCCGATGTCGCACTCGCCCATATGCGGCCGATCTCGCAACCCGCGGATACCGGTGCCATGCGCACCGATATCGAGACCTTCATCGTCGAATATGCCGAGGAAATGTCGTCGCGTCTCGGCCGCGAAATGCTGCAGGATATTGTCGGCAGCTCCTCGGGCGGTGGTGCGGCGGAGCGCTGCTGCCACTACACGATCCATCACCTCGAAACCCTGCGCGACAGGGCCGAGCAGAGGGGAGAGGCGGTATTCGACGTGGATGCGGCCATGGACAAGCTGGTGGCGCCGATCGTCTACCACATCATGTTCCGCGATCGCGACGTGACGCCCGACTATTGCCGGGCGCTGATTTCGGAATTTCTGGAGGAGCGCGCCGGCAACTGATTGCCGGCAGGAGCGCTCAGCCCTTCAGCATCCGCTCAACGATATCGCGGACATCGGTGGAGAGCGCTGCGGCCTTCTGGATCTTTTCGAGCGCCTTGCGCGCCTTGGCGGCCCGCACCGACTCCAGCGAGCTGAACGAGCGCATCGAAGTCAGGATGCGGGCGGCAAGCTGCGGGTTCTTCTTGTCGATCGCGAGAATCTGTTCGGCGAGGAAATCATACCCCTTGCCGTCGGTGCGGTTGAAGCCGGTCGGGTTGCCGAAGGCAAGCGCGCCGACGAGCGAGCGGACCCGGTTCGGGTTTCCGGCGTTGAAGCGCGGGTTTTCCATCAGTCCCTTGACCCGCTCCAGCGCATCTCTGCCCGGAATGGTCGCCTGGATCGAGAACCACTTGTCGATGACGAGAGGATTGCCGTCGAAGCGGGTGAGGAAGCTTGCAAGCGCCGCCGTCGTCTCGGATGCATCCGGGAAGCGGTGTGCCATGAGCGTCAGCGACTGCGCGAGATCCGTCATGTTGTCGGCGGCACCGAATGCCTCGGCGGCTCGCGACGGCGTGCCTTCCGCGTAGGTGAGATAAGAGAGGGCGGCACTGCGCAGCGAGCGCTTGCCGGCACTTTCCGCATCCGGCGAATAGGCGCCTTCGGTCTTCATCTCGTCATAGAGGCGAACGAAGATTTCTTCTCCGGCCTTGGCGATTGCCTCGTGCACGGCCTTGCGGCCGGCATGGATCGCGTCGGGATCGTTGTTGCCGCCGAGTGCGCGGGCAATGTCGGCCTCGCTCGGCAGATTGAGGGCCTGCGCCCGGAAGGCAGGCTCCAGATTGCTGTCGCCGGCACATTCCAGCAGTGCCGAGACGAAGGCGTCATCGCACACGACTTCGTGGCCCTCGCGCGCATCGGCGGCCGCCTTGGTCAGGTTCGGCAGGGCGAGATCCGTCAGTGCCTGCCAGCGCGAGAACTGATCGCTGTCATGGCGGGCGATATGGACGAGATCGGCCGACGACTGGTCGAAGGCAAGGTTGATCGGCGCCGAGAAGGATCGGTTGAGCGACAGGACCGGCCGCGACGAGATACCGGAAAAGGTGAAGCGCTGGCTGCGCTCGGTCAGGTGCAGCACATCGCCCGTCACCTCACCACCGGTTACCGACTTCGGCTCGGCGATCGATCCATTGTCGAGGATCAGCGCGAAGGAGAGCGGAACATGCACCGGCTCCTTGTTCGGCTGGCCGGGCGTGGCAGGCGTCATCTGCTCGAGCGACAGGGTGAACTCTCCGCTTGCCGCATCATAGGCGCCGGATGCCGTCACCAGCGGCGTTCCCGCCTGCACATACCAGCGGAAGAACTGCTTGAGGTCCCGGCTGCTCGCCTCTTCGAAGCAGGCGACGTAATCCTCCACCGTGACGGCCTGGCCGTCATGCCGTTCGAAATAGAGGTCCATGCCCTTGCGGAAGGCGTCGTGTCCGAGCACGGTGGCGATCATCCGGGTGATCTCGGCACCCTTTTCGTAGATCGTCATCGTGTAGAAATTGTTGATCTCGCGATAGCTATCGGGACGCGGCGGATGCGCCAGCGGGCCGGCATCTTCCGGGAACTGCTCCGATTTCAGGTTGCGAACGTCGGCAATCCGCTTGACCGGGCGCGAGCGCATGTCGGAGGAAAATTCCTGGTCGCGATAGACCGTCAGGCCTTCCTTCAGGCAGAGCTGGAACCAGTCGCGGCAGGTGATGCGGTTGCCGGTCCAGTTGTGGAAATATTCATGCGCGATGATGCGCTCGATATTGGCATAGTCCTGGTCGGTCGCCGTTTCCGGGTCGGCCAGCACGTATTTGTCGTTGAAGATGTTGAGGCCCTTGTTTTCCATGGCCCCCATGTTGAAGTCGGACACGGCGACGATCTGGAAGATGTTGAGATCGTATTCGCGGCCGAACCGCTCCTCGTCCCATTTCATCGATCGCTTCAGCGCATCCATGGCATAGGCGGCGCGCGGCTCCTTGCCGTGCTCCACATAGATTTTCAGCGCCACTTCGCGGCCCGACATCGTCTCGAACGTGTCTTCGACGACGCCGAGATCGCCGGCAACCAGCGCAAACAGATAGGCAGGCTTCGGATGCGGGTCGAACCAGGCTGCAAAGGCGCGGCCTTCGTCATAGCCTGCGCCGCCGAGGAAGTTGCCGTTCGACAACATGACCGGATTGGCCGCCTTGTCACCGATGATGGTGATCGTATAGGGCGCCAGCACATCCGGGCGGTCCGGGAAATAGGTGATGCGGCGGAAACCCTCCGCCTCGCACTGGGTGCAATAGACGCCGTTGGTGCGATAGAGACCCATCAGCTTGGTATTGGCTTCCGGGTTGATGAAGGTGGTGATCGTCAGTTCGAAGGGCGTCTCGGCCGGCAGGTCGCGAACCGTCAGGCTCTGCGGCGTTGCGTCATACTGGCTGGCCGGCATCTCCTTCTGATCGAACAGCAGGCCGGAAAGCGAAAGCTCGTCACCGTCGAGCACCAGCGGCACGGACACATCCACACCTTCGCGCCGATGGAAGATCAGCCGCGCCTCGACCTTGGTATTGGTTGGATCTAGCTCAAACGTCAGGTCCACCCGTTCCAGGACAAAGTCAGTGGGGCGGTAATCCGCCAGATGCACGATCTGGCCCGTATCTGTGCGCATGATGTTTCCTGAAACGACTTGACGACTGGACGCGGCTAAGGGTTACCAGCCTCCGTTCAGACAGGCACGTTCCCCAACGCCGCGGCCATGATTGCACCCAATGCTAAACGATTGTTGAAGCCAGCCTAAAATAAAGTGTCGCAGCGACAGTATAGTGACCCATTCTTGAACAGCACTTACCGCGCACCGCTCTTATGAGGAGGAAGGCGCGCCTTCATGCGGTGGATGTGAAGTCGCATATGCTTCCTGTAATCTGCGGTCTTTTACTTGAAGCGACGACATGACGGGCGGGCTCTTGCAGATTCCGGGATGCCGAAACGAGGCCGCAGAATGATCTGCGGCCATAGGCTCAAATTTAGCACACGCTTCCCCACTTTTGCGTTACTCTGGCTGCCGAGTCCCCGCCAGTCGTCGTGTCAGATCGGTTAAGGCCGGTCGCAAAAGAGTTCCCAATGGCCTCCGATGCCCTCAATCCCCTTCGCGGGATCACGCTGAAAGTGTGTTCTGTCGTTGTCTTCGTCATGATGCAGGCCTGTATCAAGGCCGCTGGGCCGGATATTCCGGCCGGCCAGATCACCTTCTACCGGTCCGCCTTCGGCCTGGTACCGATCATGGCCTATCTCGCCTACCGCCGGGAACTTCTCCACGCCTTCCATACCGACAGCCCGTTCGGGCATCTCAAGCGCGGCACGCTTGGCATCCTCTCGATGATATTCGGCTTTTACGGTCTCATTCATCTGCCCATGCCGGATGCCATCGCGCTCGGCTATTCCATGCCGCTGATCGCCGTCGTCTTTGCTGCCGTGATCCTCAAGGAGACGGTGAGGCTCTATCGCTGGAGCGCGGTGGCGATCGGTTTCGTCGGGGTCGTTATCATTTCCTGGCCGAAACTCACCCTGTTCAGCTCCGGCGGCGCAGGCTCCGAACAGGCGCTGGGCGCGGTGGCGGTGCTGGTTGCCGCCGTCATGGGCGGATTTGCGATGATCCAGGTGCGCCAGCTCGTCAGCACCGAAAAGACGGCGACGATCGTGCTTTATTTCTCGCTGACGGCGGCGCTCTTCTCGATCATCAGCTTGCCGTTCGGCTGGGCGCCGCTGCCGATCGGCGTGCGCGCCTGCCTGATCGCGTCAGGCCTTTTCGGGGGGCTGGGCCAGATCCTTCTGACGGAAAGCTATCGCCAGGCGGATGTCTCCACCATTGCGCCCTTCGAATACACCTCGATCATTCTGGGTATCGCCATCGCCTATACGCTGTTCGGAGACATACCGACCGCCAGTACCCTGATCGGATCGGCCATTACCATCTCGGCCGGCATATTCATCATCTACCGCGAACATCAGCTTGGCCTGGAACGCAAGGCCGCGCGCAAGGCTTCTCCGCCGGGCGCGTGAGCGGAGCGGCACAGCAAAAATCCCCTGCGACGTCAGGCAAATGCCTTGGTCGAAGAGGATCACGTCGGTTCGAAAACGTTGGTGCCTTAAAGCGGTATGGCGGAGGAGGCGGGCGCTTCGCTGCGGGCCTTGCCGGCCTCGGAAAATTCGCGCGCAGCATTGACCGCAATGCCGATATGGCGAAGGTTTTCCCGGAGCGTGCGAAGAGCCCTGAAGATCGTTCTCATCACGCCCTCCTGTTCTCAGCGTTCGCGAAAATCGGCAAAGACTGCCGAGGGACGCGTGATGCTGTGCAGCGACGCCATGGCGCGCGACGTCATCTGTTCGTTCGTGGCCGAGCCGAAACGGTGATAGCCCTGCGTCGAACGTGGGCCGATCCCTGCGGCACGGAGTGTTTCAAAACCCGAATGGATCGGGCGGTAGCGGCTGGTCATTGCCTTGGTCCTTAAAGTGGTCCCTCCCAAGACATGGCTAATATTGTTTGAGCGCCGCTGATTCAGCAATGTGGCAGAACGCCACGCTGCCATGCATTTCGCGCATAGCGTGCTTCATAATTCCGTAATTTTTGCGCTTCGTCAGTTGATATGCACGAATAATGTGCAATCAGCCGCCGTTCATTCGGGTGCTGAAGGTGAGCAGGTCCTGCCAGGCGAATGCCTTGTTGGCAGGCGCAGCCAGCAATTCCTGGGGATGGAAGGTGGCGAGGGCGGCAATCTCCAGCCCTGCAATCGATGCATTGCGCCATTCGCCGCGCATGCTGTGAATGGTTCCGTTGCCGCCAAGGAAGAAGCGCGCCGGAAAATTACCGAGCAGGAGCAGTGTCTTAGGTTCTGCCAGCGCAACCTGCCGCTCGATGAACGGCCGGCAGATGTCGAGTTCCGCTTGCGATGGCATGCGGTTGCCCGGCGGCCGCCAAGGAATGACATTGGTCATCATCACGCGGTCGCGTGACAGGCCGATCGCAGCAAGCATGCGGTCCATCAACTCGCCGGCGCGGCCGCTGAACGGCGCCCCGTCGCGGTCGTCATCGGCATTCGGCATCGGCCCGACGATCATGATGCCGGAGGTAATGTCGCCGCTGGCAAACACGGTCGAGCGGGCGCTGTTCTTCAGATTGCAGCCGCCAAAGGCCTCAACTGCGTCCTTGAGTTCGCCAAGCGACCGGGCGCTCTCGGCAGCAAACCGGGCAGCCGCCACGGCGCCACCATCCGGCACGGCGGCAGAGGATTGCATGGAAGGGGGAGGGGAAGCCGCCTGCCTGCTGCGCGATGCCGGGCCGGTGCCGCTCGCAGCCTGCTGGCCGCCATTGCCTGCGTCCCGGTTGCCCGCATCTCTGGCACTGGCCGGCACGCGAGCCTGCGCCTTGGCCGCCTTCTGCGCTTCGAACTGGGCGATCCGATCGATCGGCGCATCGTCGACCAGCCACTCGACCCCGGCATCCGTATAGAAATGCAGGAGTGCTGAGAGTTCGGCCGGATCGAGGTTCGAGGCGCTGGAGTTCATGGGGGCACCCTATAGCATGTGTGCGCCGGGTGGGAACGGGGCTGGCCAAGATTGTAAGGGACCACTCGAAAGAATTGCCTCGAGTGAAGCTCGGCAGATCGACTGAGTTTTGACCCTAGGCCCTCCCCCTTGTGGGGAGGGTTGGGAGGGGAATTTCTTGCAAGCCGCTCAGTCGCTGGTGGGCATATCCGCTCACGCTGCCCATTCGCCGACATTGTCGCTTTCGCCGATCAAAGCCAGGCCATGGGCAATCGACAGCAGCTCGCCGCCGCTTTCGATCTTGAATGCATCGAAACGCTCCGTGAAGATGCGCCTGACCGCCGGCACGAAGGACGTGCCGCCGGTCAGGAACACCTTGTCCACCTGTTCGGGCGTGGTCTTGGTCTTCTCCAGCACATCGTCGAGCGCGCCTTCGATGCGACCGAGATCGTCGGCGATCCAGGTCTCGAAATCGGCCCGCTTGACCACCTTGCGCCCCGCCTTGCCGAGCGGCGAAAAATTGAACTCCGCCTCTTCCGCCGAAGACAGCGCCATCTTGGTCGCCGAGATCGACTGATAGAGCGGATAGCCCTCGTCATGCTCGACGAGATCGATGAACAGTTCCAGCTTGTCCGGATCGACCGCCGACCGCACCAGCGATTTCAGGTCGTTGAATTCACGGGTGGTCTTGAAGATCGACAGCTGGTTCCAGCGCGAGAAATTGGCATAGTAGCTCGACGGCACCTCGAGCAGCTTGTCGAAGCTCTTGAACATCGTGCCCTTGCCGATTTCCGGCGCCACCAGATGTTCGATCATCCTCGCGTCGAAATGATCGCCGGCGATGCCGACGCCCGAATGGCCGATCGGCTTTGCCGTCAGCTTGCCGCCGTGGCGTTCGAAGCGGATCAGCGAATAGTCGGTCGTACCGCCGCCGAAATCGGCGACCAGCACATTGGCATCGCTCTTCAGCGTCTGGGCGAAGTAATAGGCGGCCGCGACCGGCTCGTAGACATAGTGGATCTCGGGAAAGCCGAGCCGCGTCAGCGCCTCGTTATAGCGCTCGGTGGCCAGCTTCGGGTCGGGGCTGGCGCCGGCAAAATGCACCGGCCGGCCGGCCACGAGACGGGACACTTCCGATGGCCAGTAGCCCTCCGCATAGGCCTTCAGCCGCTTGAGGAAGATCTCCATCAGGTCTTCGAACGTGTGACGCCGGGCAAAGACCAGCGTGCCCTGGAAGAGCGCACTTGCCGCAAAGGTCTTGATCGACTGCAGGAAGCGTGCGTCGCCCGGATTGTCGATGAACTGACGGATCGCCGCCTGTCCGGCCTCGACCTTCAATGCCTGCGCGCCGAGCTGCGCATCCTTCATGAAGGACAGCGCCGTGCGCATGGAATCGGTGACGCCGGCGCTGCTCGAAAACTGCATCGAATGCGTGCTGTTGTCGCCGTCCGCCAGCGCCATCACCGTATTGGTCGTGCCGAAATCAAGCCCGAGCGCCCGTGCCATGGCCGTGCTCCTTGTCGTTTGCAAAAATCAATGAGACCCGGAGATCGCCGGGCATGGGGAAGGGGCGTCGGTGCCGCCCGCGTTTTTTGAGAGCGCGCCTGATGCCACAGGACAAGCAGGAGCGCAAGGTGGGGGCAGGGCAAAACGCAAAAGGGGCGCTTTCCTGGCGCCCCTTGCATGGATCTGGCCGACACCGGCCTTTCCGGTGAAACCCGCTCAGGCTTCCGCGTACCAGCGCTCCGCCAGGGAGCTCGTCTGCTGTGAATCGTCGTGGTCGAACAGCTGCAAGTCGCTGTCGCCGTTCGCCGTCATGCCGTCGAGCATGCGCTTGACCATTTCGTCCTGGATATTGACCACGGCGCGGCGCCGGCTTGCGCTATCTGCGTCGTCCGTGCTGTCCGAGCCGCCCGAGCCGGATGTCTGGCGATCGCGGATGTTCTGGAGGTTGGAGAGCAGCGGTGTCAGGAAGTCGGTCACGCCGTCGCTGCTTGTGCTGCCGGATGCGCGCGTCGTGCCGGCCTGCGCGGCCGCGGTTTCGAGATCGGGTGCGGCGCTCTCGCCGGAGCGGGCATCGGTCGGCTCGGCCTCGTCCGCGGCACCGGCGCTCGTCGGCTCAGTCGCCCCGTCGTCTGCCGCGGACAATGCACCTGTGTCGTCCTTATCGCCATCCACAGTACTGTCGTCTTCAGCGGCGGGCACCGTGCCACCGTCTGCAGCCGCTGCAGTGTCGCCCTGTGAGGTTGGCTCGGTTGCTGCCGCCTGATCATCGCCGACCGGCTTCGGGGAGGCTTCTGCGGAGGTCGCATCGCTATCCGCCGGTTCGGTCGCCATACCGTCGGACGTGCCGTCTGCAACAGTGTCGTCGCCGTTAACGGTCGACGGTGCGGGGCCGTAGGTGCCGTCGTCAATGTCCGCCGGGCTGCTGTCCTGCTCGTCATAGTCCGAAGTCGGTGCCGATGCCGTGGTCTGGTCCTCGGTCGCGGCTTCGGACGAACTGGTGTCCTGCGTTCCGCCGGAGGTTGTCTGGCTGGTCGAACTGGCCTGACTTCCACCGCCGAATATATCTTGAAGAAGCACGTTATACTCCGCTTACAAACTAATGTAGCGGCGCCTGTAACAGCTATCTCTTGCCGTCGTGTCAAAACGCATAAGACAAATAAATTCAATATTTAAGCATAGGGCTGAAACGACAGGAAGGCGGTGAGTTTCTCACCGCCTTCCTGTCGTTTTCATGCTCTTGTCTGACCAGAAAACCCTGTATCGGTTTTGCTCGGATGGCCTCATTCCGCCGCGATTGCAGGCGGTGCCTCATCGTCGTTCGCCTCGTGACGATCCTTCGACTTGCCGCCCAGCAGCCGGCCGAGGAACTGGCCGAAGCGGTCCATTTCGACGAAGATCACCGGGGTGATGAACAGCGTCAGCATCTGGCTGACGATGAGGCCGCCGACCACCGCGACGCCGAGCGGCTGGCGCAGTTCCGACGACGCACCGCCGCCGATGGCGATCGGCAAGGCGCCGAGCAGGGCGCAGAAGGTGGTCATCATGATCGGCCGGAAGCGTCGTACGCAGGCCTCGTGGATCGCCTTGGTGGGGGCCTCGCCCTTTTCGCGGATCAGTTCCACCGCCACGTCGATCATCATGATCGCGTTTTTCTTGACGATACCGATCAGCATCAGGAGGCCGATGAGGGCGATGATCGACAGGTCGAAGCCGAATACCTTGAGGGCGAGCAGGGCGCCGAAGGCGGCGGCCGGCAGGCCCGACAGAATGGTCAGCGGATGGATGAAGCTTTCGTAGAGCACGCCGAGAACGACGTAGATCGTCAGAACCGCAGCCAGGATGAGATAAGGCGTATTGCCCTGGCTCTGCTGGAAGATCTGCGCCGTGCCGCCGTAAGAGGTGATCACGTCCGCGGGCATGTCCATGCCGGCCTTGAGCTGGTCGATGGTGGCGGTCGCGGTGCTGAGAGACGCGCCTTCCGGCAGGTTGAACGACACGGTGGTCGAGACGAGCTGGCCGGTCTGGTTGATCGTCACCGGCGAGTTCTTGCGGGTGACGGTGGCAAAGTTGGACAGCGGCACAAGTGCGCCGGTGCTGGACAGGACGCGGATGTCATGCAGCGACTGGTCCGTCCAGTCGTGATGAACGTCGAATTCGGTCAGCACGTCGTAGCTTTCGCCGG
Protein-coding sequences here:
- a CDS encoding PAS domain-containing sensor histidine kinase, with the protein product MSDVQRVTAAGAKLCLKFPKVTALKRAVSGEPSMAAKPVLHQPSRLELILKRAIPLLIIAFLIVVAASRILGIMGEHGRMQDEARRSTAVMAAAAKAVFSGQDALFTAGDRSAAEARLSAFLPSDSEAHGSFTLLVNSAGVIFGGSKQAAPYIGHRLASLLPETATIRRFGDTGGVIETYLGDIAHYASILPVGDNGALIVTAHSLATADEFMRSEVSLNVTIFTGISAVLLVILYAYYTQVKRARDADETFFESNLRIEAALSRGRCGLWDFDVTNRRLFWSGSMYEMLGLPPAGSIISFADAARMMHPSDGNIYALARAIGRGNAKQVDQVFRMRHAAGHYVWMRARAQVIRNSAGRVHVIGIAMDVTEQHRLAQRYAEADQRLADAIECTQEAFVLWDKNDRLVMCNAHFQQAYGLPDNVLVPGTERTTVNAAAARPVIERRVADADGSGFSRTTEVQLADERWLQINERRTRDGGTVSVGTDITLLKRHQDRLRHSERRLMATIGDLSASQKTLERQKAELSVANANYQAEKERAEAANKAKSEFLANMSHELRTPLNAILGFSEILMNNMFGPLGSAKYGEYSKDIHDSGKHLLNVINDILDMSKIEAGHMRIHSELVDLAPLVEESLRLTAIAAQEKNISIHHHLPEALEMIGDRRALKQVMLNLLSNAVKFTNAGGSIELRVRRLEKGLMLTIADSGIGIPKEALSKIGQPFEQVQSQYAKSKGGSGLGLAISRSLVALHGGKMRIRSKMGKGTAVSLHIPDRAFVEQRRPETHKRVA
- a CDS encoding MFS transporter; translated protein: MSNPVASPAGSGISRMTVFSFLGAVMMLACSSAPTPIYHLYQQTFHLTPGMITVIFGSYAFALLAALLTFGGLSDFLGRRPLMLLALIINAVAMVVFIYASSGTMLLAARIIQGFATGIAFPTFGATILDTDKARAPLLNGITAFLGLTIGSLLGGVLVSYAPYPTQLVYIVLLALTSMAIVALALMPETISPRPGALTALRPHVSVPRQARATLLRMTPVNVAAWSLGGLYLSLMPSLVTIATGIASPFVGAAVVATLMLSGTASVLIFRTFSPQRVLFNGTTALIAGVAITLSGIHLQAVGVLFAGTALAGLGFGAVFSNILRILLPLAEPHERAELFAAFLIESYLAFAVPAIIAGFAAPAIGLTTTAYIYGVVMISLATLSMATARGGAVRA
- a CDS encoding TetR/AcrR family transcriptional regulator gives rise to the protein MMAREMLRQGGRSARIQTAVHETVRELLKTVDRSAITVPMIAEKAGVTPSTIYRRWGDIGDLLADVALAHMRPISQPADTGAMRTDIETFIVEYAEEMSSRLGREMLQDIVGSSSGGGAAERCCHYTIHHLETLRDRAEQRGEAVFDVDAAMDKLVAPIVYHIMFRDRDVTPDYCRALISEFLEERAGN
- the pepN gene encoding aminopeptidase N, which gives rise to MRTDTGQIVHLADYRPTDFVLERVDLTFELDPTNTKVEARLIFHRREGVDVSVPLVLDGDELSLSGLLFDQKEMPASQYDATPQSLTVRDLPAETPFELTITTFINPEANTKLMGLYRTNGVYCTQCEAEGFRRITYFPDRPDVLAPYTITIIGDKAANPVMLSNGNFLGGAGYDEGRAFAAWFDPHPKPAYLFALVAGDLGVVEDTFETMSGREVALKIYVEHGKEPRAAYAMDALKRSMKWDEERFGREYDLNIFQIVAVSDFNMGAMENKGLNIFNDKYVLADPETATDQDYANIERIIAHEYFHNWTGNRITCRDWFQLCLKEGLTVYRDQEFSSDMRSRPVKRIADVRNLKSEQFPEDAGPLAHPPRPDSYREINNFYTMTIYEKGAEITRMIATVLGHDAFRKGMDLYFERHDGQAVTVEDYVACFEEASSRDLKQFFRWYVQAGTPLVTASGAYDAASGEFTLSLEQMTPATPGQPNKEPVHVPLSFALILDNGSIAEPKSVTGGEVTGDVLHLTERSQRFTFSGISSRPVLSLNRSFSAPINLAFDQSSADLVHIARHDSDQFSRWQALTDLALPNLTKAAADAREGHEVVCDDAFVSALLECAGDSNLEPAFRAQALNLPSEADIARALGGNNDPDAIHAGRKAVHEAIAKAGEEIFVRLYDEMKTEGAYSPDAESAGKRSLRSAALSYLTYAEGTPSRAAEAFGAADNMTDLAQSLTLMAHRFPDASETTAALASFLTRFDGNPLVIDKWFSIQATIPGRDALERVKGLMENPRFNAGNPNRVRSLVGALAFGNPTGFNRTDGKGYDFLAEQILAIDKKNPQLAARILTSMRSFSSLESVRAAKARKALEKIQKAAALSTDVRDIVERMLKG
- a CDS encoding DMT family transporter, with the protein product MASDALNPLRGITLKVCSVVVFVMMQACIKAAGPDIPAGQITFYRSAFGLVPIMAYLAYRRELLHAFHTDSPFGHLKRGTLGILSMIFGFYGLIHLPMPDAIALGYSMPLIAVVFAAVILKETVRLYRWSAVAIGFVGVVIISWPKLTLFSSGGAGSEQALGAVAVLVAAVMGGFAMIQVRQLVSTEKTATIVLYFSLTAALFSIISLPFGWAPLPIGVRACLIASGLFGGLGQILLTESYRQADVSTIAPFEYTSIILGIAIAYTLFGDIPTASTLIGSAITISAGIFIIYREHQLGLERKAARKASPPGA